Proteins from a single region of Corynebacterium casei LMG S-19264:
- the purL gene encoding phosphoribosylformylglycinamidine synthase subunit PurL, with the protein MTVSNDTVDNAKATPELQQPWEELGLKQDEYDKIVSILGRRPTDAELTVYSVMWSEHCSYKSSKTHLRYFGETTTEEMASKILAGIGENAGVVDIGDGDAVTFRVESHNHPSFVEPYQGAATGVGGIVRDIMAMGARPIAVMDQLRFGAADAPDTARVLPGVVSGIGGYGNSLGLPNIGGETVFDESYAGNPLVNALCVGTLRVEDLKLAFASGTGNKVMLFGSRTGLDGIGGVSVLGSASFEEGEERKLPAVQVGDPFAEKVLIECCLELYAAGVVVGIQDLGGGGLACATSELAAAGDGGMVVNLDNVPLRAENMSAAEILASESQERMCAVVSPDNVAKFREICEKWDVTCAEIGEVTDNKDTYLVYHNGELVIDAPPSTIDEGPVYERPYARPQWQEALQQAPEIARPESLVQALKDMVSSPALSSRAFITEQYDRYVRGNTVKAKQSDSGVLRINEETSRGVAISADASGRYTKLDPNMGARLALAEAYRNVAVTGARPYAVTNCLNFGSPENTDVMWQFREAVHGLADGSKELNIPVSGGNVSFYNQTGDEPILPTPVVGVLGVIDDVHNAIAHDLGGIEEPETLVLLGETKEEFGGSIWQQVSGGGLQGLPPQVDLANEAKLAEFFVGNTSVAASHDLSEGGLGIAAFEMAQKNGVGVDLDLSVVHEDALTALFSESASRVLISTASDHLDGVLTRASELGIPAVVVGTTNDSGTFTFAGEEVATAELREAWSATLPNLFGHAVGANSVVE; encoded by the coding sequence ATGACTGTTTCCAATGACACAGTAGATAACGCAAAAGCCACTCCTGAACTGCAGCAGCCGTGGGAAGAGCTGGGACTCAAGCAAGACGAGTATGACAAGATTGTCAGCATTTTGGGCCGCCGCCCAACCGATGCTGAGCTAACTGTTTACTCCGTCATGTGGTCTGAGCACTGCTCCTACAAGTCTTCCAAGACCCACCTGCGCTACTTCGGCGAAACCACTACCGAGGAAATGGCGTCGAAGATTCTTGCCGGTATTGGTGAGAACGCCGGCGTTGTGGACATCGGCGACGGTGACGCGGTGACCTTCCGAGTGGAATCCCACAACCACCCATCATTCGTGGAGCCATATCAGGGCGCTGCGACCGGTGTGGGCGGCATTGTTCGTGACATCATGGCCATGGGCGCGCGCCCAATCGCAGTGATGGACCAGCTGCGCTTCGGTGCCGCTGACGCGCCTGATACCGCACGCGTTCTGCCGGGCGTTGTCTCCGGTATCGGCGGCTACGGCAACTCCTTGGGCCTGCCAAACATCGGCGGCGAAACCGTCTTTGATGAGTCTTATGCCGGCAACCCACTGGTCAACGCACTGTGCGTAGGCACCTTGCGCGTGGAAGACCTGAAGCTGGCATTTGCTTCCGGCACCGGCAACAAGGTCATGCTGTTTGGCTCCCGCACCGGCCTTGACGGTATCGGTGGCGTCTCCGTTCTGGGTTCCGCATCCTTCGAAGAGGGCGAAGAACGCAAGCTTCCTGCCGTGCAGGTAGGCGACCCATTCGCGGAAAAGGTTCTGATTGAATGCTGCCTGGAGCTCTATGCTGCCGGCGTTGTTGTTGGTATTCAGGACCTGGGCGGCGGCGGACTTGCGTGTGCTACCTCTGAGCTGGCAGCAGCTGGTGATGGCGGCATGGTGGTCAACCTCGACAACGTTCCTCTGCGCGCGGAAAACATGTCCGCGGCTGAAATCCTGGCTTCTGAATCCCAGGAGCGCATGTGCGCGGTTGTCTCTCCAGATAACGTGGCGAAGTTCCGCGAAATCTGTGAAAAGTGGGACGTGACCTGCGCTGAAATCGGTGAGGTTACTGACAACAAGGACACCTACCTCGTTTACCACAACGGTGAACTGGTTATTGATGCTCCTCCTTCAACCATCGATGAAGGCCCTGTGTATGAGCGTCCATACGCGCGCCCACAGTGGCAGGAGGCGTTGCAGCAGGCACCTGAAATTGCGCGCCCTGAGTCTTTGGTTCAGGCGCTCAAGGACATGGTCTCCTCCCCAGCGCTGTCATCGCGTGCATTTATCACTGAGCAGTATGACCGCTACGTGCGCGGCAACACCGTGAAGGCGAAGCAGTCTGACTCTGGCGTACTCCGCATTAATGAGGAAACCTCCCGCGGTGTTGCAATTTCTGCCGATGCATCAGGTCGCTACACCAAGCTGGACCCCAACATGGGTGCACGTCTTGCTTTGGCTGAGGCCTACCGCAACGTTGCTGTCACCGGCGCGCGTCCTTACGCGGTGACCAACTGCCTGAACTTCGGTTCACCAGAAAACACCGACGTGATGTGGCAGTTCCGCGAGGCAGTCCACGGTCTGGCGGACGGCTCCAAGGAACTGAACATTCCAGTCTCCGGCGGCAACGTCTCCTTCTACAACCAGACCGGTGATGAACCAATCCTGCCTACCCCAGTGGTAGGCGTACTCGGTGTCATCGACGATGTTCACAACGCGATCGCTCATGACCTGGGCGGTATTGAAGAGCCAGAAACCCTGGTTCTGCTGGGTGAAACCAAGGAAGAGTTCGGCGGCTCCATCTGGCAGCAGGTCTCCGGCGGCGGCCTGCAGGGCCTGCCACCACAGGTGGATCTGGCGAATGAGGCCAAACTGGCTGAATTCTTCGTGGGCAACACCTCTGTTGCTGCATCCCACGACCTGTCTGAGGGTGGCTTGGGCATCGCGGCATTTGAGATGGCTCAGAAGAACGGCGTTGGTGTAGACCTCGATTTGAGCGTCGTCCACGAGGACGCACTGACCGCACTGTTCAGCGAGTCCGCATCCCGCGTTCTAATCTCCACGGCCTCTGACCACCTTGATGGTGTTCTGACCCGCGCATCCGAGCTGGGCATCCCAGCCGTTGTTGTGGGCACCACCAACGACTCCGGCACCTTCACCTTCGCCGGTGAGGAAGTCGCCACCGCCGAATTGCGTGAAGCATGGTCCGCGACCCTGCCAAACCTCTTCGGCCACGCCGTTGGCGCAAACTCCGTGGTTGAGTAA
- the purQ gene encoding phosphoribosylformylglycinamidine synthase subunit PurQ: MTAKIGVITFPGTLDDVDAQRAVRLAGAEAVSLWHADTDLKGVDAVVVPGGFSYGDYLRSGAISALAPVMQSVIDRARQGMPTLGICNGFQILTEAGLLEGALTRNKGLHFHCVDTHLEVVNNNTAWTTEFEAGDKIYVPAKHGEGRFQAAPETIDKLEGEGQVVFRYTDNFNGSLNDIAGVTDETGRIVGLMPHPEHAIETLTGPSTDGLGLFVSAINAITASV; the protein is encoded by the coding sequence TTGACCGCGAAAATCGGAGTAATCACTTTCCCCGGCACACTTGATGACGTTGACGCACAACGCGCAGTACGTCTTGCCGGCGCCGAGGCAGTAAGCCTCTGGCACGCAGACACCGACCTCAAAGGTGTAGACGCCGTCGTTGTACCCGGCGGCTTCTCCTACGGTGACTACCTGCGCTCCGGTGCGATTTCCGCACTGGCACCCGTCATGCAGTCAGTTATTGACCGCGCACGCCAAGGTATGCCAACGTTGGGCATTTGCAATGGTTTCCAGATTTTGACTGAAGCAGGCCTGCTTGAGGGAGCACTAACCCGCAACAAGGGCCTGCATTTTCATTGCGTGGACACCCACCTCGAGGTTGTAAACAACAACACCGCATGGACCACCGAATTCGAAGCTGGCGATAAGATTTATGTCCCAGCCAAGCACGGTGAGGGACGTTTCCAGGCGGCACCGGAGACCATCGACAAGCTAGAAGGCGAAGGCCAGGTGGTCTTCCGCTACACCGACAACTTTAATGGCTCCCTCAATGACATCGCTGGTGTCACTGATGAAACCGGCCGCATTGTTGGCCTCATGCCGCACCCAGAGCACGCCATTGAGACCCTGACCGGTCCATCCACCGATGGCCTGGGACTGTTTGTATCCGCGATCAATGCCATCACGGCGTCTGTTTAG
- the purS gene encoding phosphoribosylformylglycinamidine synthase subunit PurS yields MARVVVNVMPKAEILDPQGQAVVRALGRLGVNGVSDVRQGKRFEIEVDDSVSAEDLDKVAASLLANTVIEDYEVVGLEVK; encoded by the coding sequence ATGGCTCGTGTTGTTGTCAATGTCATGCCCAAGGCTGAAATCCTAGACCCGCAGGGACAAGCTGTTGTCCGTGCACTAGGACGCCTGGGTGTTAACGGAGTAAGCGATGTTCGTCAGGGCAAGCGCTTTGAAATCGAAGTCGATGATTCGGTCAGCGCTGAAGACCTGGACAAGGTCGCAGCAAGCTTGCTGGCAAACACCGTCATCGAGGACTACGAAGTTGTAGGGCTGGAGGTCAAGTAA
- a CDS encoding ExeM/NucH family extracellular endonuclease, with product MSSSRRLRTFALAALASTSLATIAFPVAHATPAGDNVVISEVYGGGGNNGAPLTNDFIELFNPTDEDIDLAGWSVEYFAASGNTGGSTSLTGTIPAGGYFLIQQSAGNNKDLAALPTPDATGSLSMAGANGSVELTDDASSTVDLVGYGTASRVETAGAPGLSNSTSASRAEDGADTDDNSADFTAGDPTPTNSAGETVSGDGDGDEDGNGNTDPEEPETPVNPDEAIDIAEIQGTDAATPLNGQTVTTQGEVTAVYSDGGLNGFVIQTPGTGVDVPSASDASHGIFVYMGNRAADEYPTIGEVLTVRGQAGEHFDSTQLSNVTFEVAEGEFEPVVPLSIDKLPAGDVEREPYEYMLVLPGAHTVTNNYALNTFGEVGLAAGDEAFRQPTDFMAPGAEAVAKAEEYKELLVTLDDARTANYMQSDKHTPLPYITSDNGENIKSLRTTDQVEFQNPVIVKKDFNLWRFLPTTPVTGNTASADLPITWEDSRADELGAMDNIAGDYTISAFNVLNYFTSLGQDEDGCGAYTDINGNPVATNYCTVRGTYSESALADQQEKIVAAINGLNADVIALSEIEDTFAVTGDITRRDEALLTLVDALNADGGNWKAVESPAADEIPGNPDVIRVAFIYNPDRVKPVGASRIFEDERFTGTAREPLAQEFKPVDEDVTETFVAVANHFKSKGSIANDDADMGDGQGNNANLRVSQAEAVLEHLAQQTDWEDKATFVMGDLNTYTREHALDRFRDAGYSVPQEEYNASTSYQFDGMLGSLDHVLANEHVDLQDAQVWNINSDESIAFEYSRRL from the coding sequence ATGTCTTCGTCTCGCCGTCTGCGCACTTTCGCACTCGCCGCTCTTGCCTCCACGTCCCTCGCAACCATCGCTTTCCCTGTTGCTCATGCAACTCCTGCCGGCGACAATGTTGTCATCAGCGAAGTCTACGGCGGTGGCGGCAATAACGGCGCTCCGTTGACCAACGACTTCATTGAGCTGTTCAACCCCACCGATGAAGACATCGATCTTGCCGGCTGGTCCGTGGAGTACTTCGCAGCTTCCGGCAACACCGGTGGTTCCACCTCACTGACCGGAACCATCCCTGCCGGCGGCTACTTCCTCATCCAGCAGTCCGCTGGAAACAACAAGGATTTGGCTGCACTGCCAACCCCAGATGCCACCGGTTCTTTGAGCATGGCTGGCGCAAACGGTTCCGTTGAACTTACCGATGACGCATCAAGCACCGTTGACCTAGTGGGCTACGGCACCGCTTCCCGGGTTGAAACCGCAGGCGCACCAGGCCTGTCCAACTCCACCTCCGCATCCCGTGCAGAAGATGGCGCGGATACTGATGACAACTCCGCTGATTTCACCGCGGGTGACCCAACCCCCACCAACTCCGCAGGCGAAACCGTTTCCGGCGACGGCGACGGCGATGAGGACGGCAATGGCAACACCGATCCGGAAGAGCCAGAGACTCCAGTTAACCCAGATGAAGCAATCGATATTGCAGAGATTCAGGGCACCGACGCAGCGACTCCACTCAACGGCCAGACCGTCACCACCCAGGGTGAGGTCACCGCGGTGTACTCCGATGGCGGCCTGAACGGTTTTGTCATTCAGACTCCAGGCACTGGCGTGGATGTGCCATCGGCAAGCGATGCATCCCACGGCATCTTCGTCTACATGGGCAACCGTGCCGCCGATGAGTACCCAACCATCGGTGAAGTTCTCACCGTGCGCGGCCAGGCTGGCGAGCACTTTGACTCCACTCAGCTCTCCAATGTCACCTTTGAGGTCGCAGAGGGCGAGTTCGAGCCGGTGGTTCCATTGAGCATCGACAAGCTGCCTGCTGGCGATGTTGAACGCGAACCTTATGAGTACATGCTGGTCCTGCCTGGTGCCCACACCGTGACCAACAACTATGCGCTCAACACCTTTGGCGAAGTTGGCCTGGCTGCTGGTGATGAAGCTTTCCGTCAGCCAACTGACTTCATGGCGCCCGGCGCGGAAGCCGTTGCCAAAGCTGAAGAATACAAAGAACTACTGGTGACCTTGGACGATGCTCGCACCGCGAACTACATGCAATCCGATAAGCACACCCCGCTGCCGTATATCACCTCTGATAACGGTGAAAACATCAAGTCCTTGCGCACCACTGACCAGGTGGAATTCCAAAACCCTGTCATTGTGAAGAAGGATTTCAACCTGTGGCGCTTTTTGCCAACCACCCCGGTGACCGGCAACACGGCATCGGCAGACTTGCCTATCACCTGGGAAGACTCCCGCGCGGATGAACTCGGCGCGATGGACAACATCGCTGGTGACTACACCATCTCCGCATTCAACGTGCTGAACTACTTCACGTCCCTGGGCCAGGATGAAGACGGCTGCGGCGCGTACACCGACATCAACGGCAACCCAGTGGCAACCAACTACTGCACCGTTCGCGGCACCTACTCTGAATCCGCGTTGGCGGACCAGCAGGAAAAGATTGTTGCTGCCATCAACGGACTCAACGCTGACGTTATTGCCCTGTCCGAAATTGAGGACACCTTCGCTGTCACCGGCGATATCACCCGCCGCGATGAAGCTCTGCTGACCTTGGTTGATGCTCTTAACGCTGATGGCGGCAACTGGAAGGCTGTGGAGTCTCCTGCTGCCGATGAAATTCCTGGCAACCCTGATGTCATCCGCGTGGCTTTCATTTACAACCCTGACCGCGTGAAACCTGTTGGCGCTTCTCGCATCTTTGAAGATGAGCGCTTCACCGGCACCGCGCGCGAACCATTGGCGCAGGAATTCAAGCCTGTCGATGAAGATGTCACCGAAACTTTCGTGGCCGTGGCGAACCACTTCAAGTCCAAGGGCTCCATTGCTAATGATGACGCCGACATGGGCGATGGCCAGGGCAACAACGCGAACCTGCGCGTCTCCCAGGCCGAAGCAGTGCTTGAGCACCTAGCGCAGCAGACCGACTGGGAAGACAAGGCCACCTTCGTCATGGGCGACCTCAACACCTACACCCGTGAGCACGCACTAGACCGCTTCCGCGATGCCGGCTACTCCGTACCGCAGGAAGAATACAACGCCTCCACCTCCTACCAGTTCGACGGCATGCTCGGCTCCCTCGACCACGTCTTGGCCAACGAGCACGTTGACCTGCAGGACGCTCAGGTGTGGAACATCAACTCCGATGAATCCATCGCGTTCGAGTACTCCCGCCGCCTCTAG
- a CDS encoding iron-siderophore ABC transporter substrate-binding protein has protein sequence MGRRGFLGASLGAAAIALVACSQSDKSGQASAAAEGSAEADSTTAAGGGEEQRIVALNTGQLDSLLLLGITPVGVAAAKNTDLIPQFLRNRFGDDMDLDSIADCGFRQDPDMEIIANLQPTLICANTRSDEALLEKLRAIAPVITGEGGGENWKQDLITIAEAAGKGEDAQALLDEYEASTAEVKDSQPDNPPTVSFLRTNKGEFQMYGAESMAGTVAADCGFARPEAQQFTDQAGKDLSPELIAEADADWLDYGVQDGAESPEDTSLWPSLEAVKNDRAITIDYDSWYMNASLVSAGIILDGLKSYVLEAAPAS, from the coding sequence ATTGGCCGTCGTGGCTTCCTGGGCGCCAGTCTTGGTGCCGCTGCAATTGCACTCGTAGCGTGTTCGCAGTCAGATAAATCTGGCCAAGCATCCGCCGCTGCTGAAGGTTCTGCTGAAGCAGATTCCACTACCGCTGCTGGGGGCGGCGAAGAACAGCGCATTGTTGCGCTCAACACCGGTCAGCTGGATAGCCTTCTGCTGCTTGGCATCACGCCAGTTGGTGTGGCTGCTGCGAAGAACACGGACCTGATACCGCAGTTCCTGCGTAATCGTTTCGGGGATGACATGGACTTGGATAGCATCGCGGACTGTGGTTTCCGTCAGGATCCGGATATGGAAATCATCGCTAATCTGCAGCCGACGCTCATCTGCGCCAATACTCGCAGTGATGAAGCGTTGCTGGAAAAGTTGCGCGCTATCGCGCCGGTCATCACCGGCGAGGGCGGCGGCGAGAACTGGAAGCAGGACCTGATAACCATCGCCGAAGCCGCGGGCAAGGGCGAAGATGCGCAGGCATTGCTGGATGAGTACGAGGCATCCACAGCTGAGGTCAAAGACTCCCAGCCGGATAACCCACCAACGGTGTCTTTCCTGCGTACCAACAAGGGTGAGTTCCAGATGTACGGTGCAGAATCCATGGCTGGCACCGTCGCTGCCGATTGTGGTTTCGCACGCCCCGAAGCACAGCAGTTCACCGACCAAGCGGGCAAGGATCTCTCACCCGAGCTCATCGCCGAAGCGGATGCGGACTGGCTGGACTACGGCGTACAGGATGGCGCCGAAAGCCCTGAGGACACTTCCTTGTGGCCATCACTGGAAGCAGTGAAGAATGACCGCGCCATCACCATTGATTATGACTCCTGGTACATGAACGCGTCATTGGTGTCCGCAGGAATCATCCTCGACGGCCTGAAGTCCTATGTTCTGGAAGCAGCTCCTGCTTCTTAA
- a CDS encoding DUF2334 domain-containing protein, with product MHGHLLVSISSIFDDTRKSAVRLLEQLDKEGVPVSLLVAPHIDGNWHLAKDPTTKQWLQEQQVTGRLLILNGFDQAVQGRRAEFANLDAHEANLRLKGATRQMSKLGFDFDIFAPPRWRMSPGTLEVLPYFDFSLAVSSTGIHDLRTENFHQSRNLSYGEGFGAAKWWRRSIISAAERGANRGNTVRLSVSGRNLAEKKVQHDFMRAIGKAMKAGATPASYSVFMEPSKKEKKKADKKKAKSETA from the coding sequence ATGCATGGGCATCTTCTGGTTTCGATTTCATCTATTTTTGACGACACCCGGAAGTCCGCTGTGCGGCTGCTTGAACAGCTCGACAAAGAAGGCGTGCCCGTCTCCCTGCTGGTTGCCCCGCACATTGACGGCAACTGGCACTTGGCCAAAGACCCTACCACCAAGCAGTGGCTGCAGGAACAACAAGTAACCGGGCGTCTTCTCATTCTCAACGGCTTTGACCAAGCAGTGCAAGGCCGCCGCGCGGAATTCGCGAACCTTGACGCGCATGAGGCGAACCTGCGGCTGAAAGGCGCGACCCGGCAAATGTCCAAGCTGGGTTTTGATTTTGATATCTTCGCTCCACCCCGCTGGCGCATGTCGCCGGGCACGCTGGAAGTCCTGCCGTACTTTGATTTCTCCCTCGCAGTATCATCCACCGGTATTCATGACCTGCGCACAGAGAATTTCCACCAGTCCCGCAACCTGTCATATGGTGAAGGCTTTGGTGCGGCGAAGTGGTGGCGCCGTTCGATTATTAGCGCCGCTGAGCGTGGCGCTAACCGCGGCAACACCGTGCGCCTGTCTGTCTCCGGCCGCAACCTGGCGGAGAAGAAAGTCCAGCACGACTTTATGCGCGCAATTGGCAAAGCCATGAAAGCCGGCGCCACTCCCGCGTCCTACAGCGTCTTTATGGAGCCTTCGAAGAAAGAAAAGAAGAAGGCCGACAAAAAGAAAGCTAAATCAGAAACGGCGTAG
- a CDS encoding S9 family peptidase: MTDNNLNNVKPPIAKQEVFVREFHGRSFVDEYEWMRNKESQDTLDYLNAENTYTEAKTAHLKQLTENVFEEIKSRVKQTDMSVPSRAGDYWYYGRSEEGKEYGYSCRIPVAEGQDPWEPPVIPEEGKPEGEQILLDNNALAEGHEYFALGAASVTKSGRYLAYSTDTEGDERFELFIKDLETGKLLDDHLSDIFYGATWAGEDYIFYQKVDDAWRPDTVWRHKVGTAQSEDICVFTEADERFRVGVGSTRSEKYLIIAAGSPLTSEYWILDMDSPEGEFEVLWERESGVEYDIDHVVCGGKDQWLITHNAHGPNFEIGWVDADASPLPGIRDLEVLVPHSDDVRIEGVDTYRDFATLSYRRGGIPRVAVMKIDGDTFGEFEELHFDEEIYSAGSSGNPEWDAPVIRLSYTSYTQPAQLFQYRIATGERTLLKEQEVPGGYNADEYEAYREWVIAKDGTQIPVSIVKRKDLATDKPQPALLYGYGSYEASMDPGFSVSRLSLLDRGMLYVVAHVRGGGEMGRLWYDEGKLMAKKNTFTDFIDVADHLISNQLTSPEVLVAEGGSAGGLLMGAIANMAPDRFKGIQAVVPFVDPLTSILKPELPLTVGEWEEWGDPFHDPEVYDYMATYAPYENVSAQHYPDILAVTSLNDTRVLYVEPAKWIAKLRQVATGGEFLLKTEMAAGHGGVSGRYARWHQTAFEYAWTINKATGAVE; this comes from the coding sequence ATGACAGACAACAATCTCAACAACGTTAAGCCGCCCATCGCAAAGCAAGAAGTCTTCGTCCGTGAATTCCACGGGCGAAGCTTTGTTGATGAATATGAATGGATGCGCAACAAGGAATCCCAGGACACCCTGGACTACCTGAACGCTGAAAACACATATACCGAGGCCAAGACCGCACATTTGAAGCAGCTGACTGAGAATGTGTTTGAAGAGATTAAGTCGCGTGTGAAGCAAACCGATATGTCCGTGCCATCGCGCGCGGGCGATTATTGGTACTACGGCCGCTCCGAAGAGGGTAAGGAATATGGCTATAGCTGCCGCATTCCGGTCGCCGAGGGCCAGGATCCGTGGGAGCCGCCGGTCATTCCGGAGGAAGGCAAGCCGGAAGGCGAGCAGATCCTGCTGGACAACAACGCGCTGGCCGAAGGCCACGAGTACTTCGCGCTGGGCGCTGCCTCGGTGACCAAATCCGGGCGCTACCTGGCATATTCCACGGACACCGAAGGCGACGAGCGCTTTGAGCTGTTCATCAAGGATTTGGAAACAGGCAAGCTTCTCGATGACCACCTGAGCGACATCTTCTACGGCGCCACGTGGGCGGGCGAAGACTATATTTTCTACCAGAAGGTTGATGACGCCTGGCGCCCAGATACTGTGTGGCGCCACAAGGTGGGCACCGCACAAAGCGAAGACATCTGCGTCTTTACTGAGGCCGATGAGCGTTTTCGCGTTGGCGTGGGTTCCACGCGCAGCGAAAAATACCTCATCATCGCAGCTGGCTCCCCGCTTACCTCTGAATACTGGATTCTGGACATGGATAGTCCAGAGGGTGAGTTTGAAGTCCTCTGGGAGCGCGAATCCGGCGTGGAATACGACATTGACCATGTGGTGTGCGGCGGTAAAGACCAGTGGCTTATCACCCACAATGCGCACGGGCCGAACTTTGAAATCGGCTGGGTAGATGCTGATGCAAGCCCGCTGCCGGGTATTCGTGACCTAGAAGTTCTGGTTCCGCACAGCGATGACGTGCGTATTGAAGGCGTGGATACCTACCGCGACTTCGCCACCTTGTCCTATCGTCGCGGCGGAATCCCACGCGTTGCCGTGATGAAGATTGACGGCGATACGTTCGGCGAGTTCGAAGAGCTGCACTTCGATGAAGAAATCTACTCCGCGGGTTCATCCGGCAACCCGGAGTGGGATGCGCCGGTGATCCGCTTGTCTTATACCTCTTATACCCAGCCGGCGCAGCTGTTCCAGTACCGCATTGCCACCGGTGAGCGCACTTTGCTCAAGGAACAAGAAGTTCCTGGCGGCTACAACGCCGATGAGTATGAGGCCTACCGTGAATGGGTGATTGCGAAAGATGGCACGCAGATCCCAGTGAGCATAGTCAAGCGCAAAGACCTTGCCACCGACAAACCTCAACCGGCGTTGCTGTACGGCTATGGCTCCTACGAAGCCAGCATGGACCCAGGCTTTTCTGTCTCCCGTCTCTCGCTGCTTGACCGCGGCATGCTTTATGTGGTTGCGCACGTGCGCGGCGGCGGTGAAATGGGCCGGCTGTGGTACGACGAAGGCAAGCTGATGGCGAAGAAGAACACATTTACTGACTTCATCGACGTTGCTGACCACCTGATTTCCAACCAGCTAACCAGCCCTGAGGTGCTTGTGGCGGAAGGTGGTTCTGCCGGTGGCCTGCTCATGGGTGCGATTGCCAACATGGCCCCGGACCGCTTCAAAGGTATTCAAGCCGTGGTGCCATTCGTGGACCCACTAACCTCGATTCTGAAGCCTGAACTGCCGCTGACCGTGGGTGAGTGGGAAGAGTGGGGCGACCCCTTCCACGACCCTGAGGTCTATGACTACATGGCCACCTACGCGCCTTATGAGAATGTCTCGGCGCAGCACTACCCGGACATCCTGGCTGTGACTTCGCTCAATGACACCCGCGTGCTGTACGTGGAACCAGCGAAGTGGATTGCCAAACTGCGCCAGGTCGCCACCGGTGGTGAATTCTTGCTCAAGACCGAGATGGCCGCTGGTCACGGTGGTGTTTCCGGCCGTTATGCGCGCTGGCACCAGACCGCGTTTGAGTACGCGTGGACTATCAACAAAGCCACCGGAGCTGTTGAATAA
- a CDS encoding phosphoribosylaminoimidazolesuccinocarboxamide synthase — protein MRPQLSDYQHLSSGKVRDIYEVDDSTLLMVVTDRISAYDFALEPAIPDKGRVLTATTMFFFDAIDFPNHLAGPIDDERIPEEVLGRAIVVKKLNMLPFECVARGYLTGSGLKEYNANGTVCGIELPEGLVEASRLPEPIFTPATKAEQGDHDENVSFERVVQDLGQERAEQLRDETLRIYSAAAKIAEEKGIILADTKFEFGLDSEGNLVLGDEVLTPDSSRYWPADSYAEGVVQPSFDKQYVRNWLTSEESGWDVASETQPPVLPEDVVAATRLRYIEAYERLSGKRFIDFIGG, from the coding sequence ATGCGCCCACAGCTTTCTGATTATCAGCACCTGTCCTCCGGAAAAGTACGCGATATCTACGAAGTAGATGACTCGACGCTGCTCATGGTGGTCACAGACCGCATCTCCGCTTATGACTTCGCGTTGGAGCCAGCCATCCCAGATAAGGGACGCGTGCTGACAGCAACCACCATGTTCTTCTTTGATGCCATTGATTTCCCGAACCACCTGGCGGGTCCCATCGATGATGAACGCATCCCGGAAGAGGTTCTGGGCCGCGCCATCGTGGTCAAGAAGCTCAACATGTTGCCGTTTGAGTGCGTGGCACGTGGTTACCTCACCGGTTCCGGTTTGAAGGAATACAACGCCAACGGCACCGTCTGTGGCATTGAGTTGCCGGAGGGCTTGGTTGAGGCATCACGTTTACCGGAGCCTATTTTCACCCCAGCCACCAAGGCGGAGCAGGGTGATCATGATGAGAACGTCAGCTTCGAGCGTGTTGTGCAAGACCTTGGGCAGGAGCGAGCAGAGCAGCTCCGCGATGAAACCCTGCGTATTTATTCTGCCGCCGCCAAGATTGCCGAAGAAAAAGGCATCATCTTGGCTGACACCAAGTTTGAATTCGGCCTGGATTCCGAGGGCAACCTGGTTCTGGGCGATGAGGTTTTGACCCCGGACTCTTCGCGCTACTGGCCAGCGGACTCCTATGCTGAGGGCGTAGTACAGCCAAGCTTTGATAAGCAGTACGTGCGCAACTGGTTGACCTCTGAGGAATCTGGCTGGGATGTGGCATCAGAAACCCAGCCGCCAGTGCTGCCAGAAGATGTCGTGGCAGCGACCCGATTGCGCTACATCGAGGCCTATGAGCGCCTGTCCGGCAAGCGTTTCATCGACTTCATCGGCGGTTAA